Genomic DNA from Porites lutea chromosome 4, jaPorLute2.1, whole genome shotgun sequence:
ACTTATTTTCTTTCGTTAAAACTACGGATTGTTGCTGTTAGCAATTAATAGCATCTGAGGAAcccaaaaaaggtttgaaatctTTTTCATTCTAAACATTGCTTGTCTATTTATAAAGTTAAATGTTataaatcagtattttttcaggtttcttttttatacatATATTTACAAGAACGCTTGAGCGAAAACAAAAAAGTACGGTAAACACACTTAAAGATTTGAAGCACATCAAAGTTCGCACCTGTTCTTTCAGGTCCCTGGTTAaggtttttaaagtttttctcGAACATTCAGAACTTCAGAGCACCAAACTTAAGAACTGACATGTAGACCAAACGGAAGCGAGTACTTATGATCACAAAGAAAACGACCAAGTGGGTTCAAAGCTCTAGTCGTGAAATTACCTTTCACCTTTACTCAAAGTACAACACCCACAAGAGAGCGGATAGCATTGCTTGCTCTCTTGTACATAGTAAACACTTAACTGTTTGAACAGGACCATATACAATACTCACCCATTAATGTAAGGTTTACTTCTTGAAAGCAATAGTTAAAGAAGCAATAGATCATTATAGCTGCGGCTCATGCCGATTGCTAACTTATTGAAGCAccattatatttcttttttctttgttcttttcagATGAGACATTCATGTTTGTGGAGCACTGTTGCAGTCACTGCTATCCTGTTACTGAATATTCTGTGCCCTGAACCTGTGTCTTCTGCAGCGTCTTCTCAGGGAATTGGTAAAGATTTTTGCAATATGTTATTAGTAGAATTGCACTTTTTTTTGCATATCAGCAGCCATGGTTCATCAGTAATTTCTCTGGTACGGAACACTGTTTGGACATAAAAACAAACCTCAAATAGTGAAACTAATGTAATATCCTGTTCTTAAAAGGTATCATAAACTGTCGGTATATCGTAATATACGTTGaaaaaatatacagaaaaaacagaaataaaaggAAAGTCAGTCGGATGATTGAGAACCTGTTAGACTAAAACTGAGATAAAATTTTGTACAAACGTAACCAGCTGCCACCGCAAATCTTTTGCAGTTTCTTATGGtcataaaaatacaaaaaataaaaagcaatttaaattAATAGTTTGTAAGAGTACAAGCAATATATGATCATTACCATATGTATTTCGTGATTTAATTATACATAATATTTAGTTTCACATTGAAAAAGAagtaaggcccagttcaaacgtcgatcttttcatgtaccaaaCCTGATCCCTTCATTTAAGTACATCAgtgaaaagatcgacgtttgagtTAAGTTCGAGATTTCTAATTTGGGCCAACCCATGAATTAAGATCGACTGGCCCACATGGAAATTTCGACTGTCAGGGGGAGCGACTTTGtttcaaacgtcaaacttctAATGTGCCAAAACTAATGCATAAAacactaaaatttatttttttagaccATAGAACATCGTTAAAATGAATAGACTTCAACTTATTGAGTTCGACGTCAAACTTAtatcatttgggtcgacctatAGAGGTATAAAAGTCGtgtacatgaaaagatcgacgtttgaactgaGCCTGAGAAGGAGGGAGTGAACACAGCGATATTAATTTAAATGACAAGCCATTTGTCTCTTATGAAAAAACGATTTCAAGAACCTTTATAGTTCAGCAGACGACCTATATCAAAAAtgcttctggagctgaatttaaaaaagtgtCAGTTCTTAAACTTGTATCATGTGGAACATGTCAGAGCCTCTTAGAGATTAAAGCGACGATAGCTACCATTTTAATCAAGTTTGACAATCTTAGTCCGGcgtgcaatgacggcaaagaaacctcTGTTGCAtgttcagagttttttttttttccttattttctccTTCCCGTCGTCGTTATGGTTGTGCTGAGCGTTACAATGCAAAAGAGTTTTCATATGAGACGATTGCACCTGAAAACCGACTATTTGATGGAAAACGGGCGAAGAAAATCGAAGTCCGCAGGTAACCCTACAGAGACACATGTCATGTCGTCAGCAGTCTATAGCCACCATAATGACTTTACCTCAGCTCCTTCAAACATCTTGTTTATTGACAACACTTTCTTGCGATGCCGAAGTGAGCTGAAGTTGAGGAACATTTGAGCTAATTTCGTCGTACTCAGATCTCCCAGGGCTAAGGGAAAGGGACGTAAGGCCTGGGTACCAGGTTACATTTGAGCACTTTGAaaagtttaattgaaaaaaaatttatttttattccctagTATCAACTCCAAAATATAAAGTTAACGAAGTTGGGAGAAGCGAGGTGCATGGCCATGCTTGCGGAAGAGAAATTACTACGTGGTGGAATGAAGTGTGTTCTCCAAACTCAAGAAAGCGTCGTAAGTTTACAACTGTTTTCTGGCATTACTCAAATTTCACTAATAAAGGCTCAGGAAATCATTAGAATTTCgtcaaaacgcgcgtgaaattagtcCCTTACTTCACTCGTCATCATTTGGTTACACATACTAACATTTATTATCTTTACAATTTCCAAAAACcgtcagagaaaaagaaaagaaaagaaattactAAATGCAGCAGGGGTACTGAAGTTAtgataacattttttttgctttcatatCACTTAGCTTAAGAAACTCATACAGCAAGATATTCTGCACTTTCGTGTCTCGCGAGATACGTGATTAGCAAGATACGTGATCAAGAGATTTTACCATGGGAAATGCGGGAAATACTGTTATGAAGTACCAATACCCAGTAAAAAAGTGAacttcattttcttgaatgTAAAACCAAatcttttcattttgatttagCGCATTATGCCGACATTTTTCTCGTGTCTCTTTCGACCTTTCATCATTGGCTAACGGGGATTAGCAACCCTAATGGGGGCCCTTTGAGTAGTCACGCAATATGAGTTTTTTCCGACGATTGTATTTCCCTTTTTATTGGGATACCAAGCGGAAACCTCTTGCCTCTTACAGGTGCTCATAACAAGTTATTTGTCGATGAATGGCCACGTTCCGCTATCAAATTCAAAGACAATCTGATCGTTTAACCTctcctttaaatatttctttcagGGTCCATGTTCTTGGATGAAAAAGAAGCTTTAAGTTTTTTGCAACAACAAATACAGCGTCACCGGAGAAGCACAGGGCAGACAGATATCGTGGAAGAATGCTGCCATGAAGGCTGTGCTCTCGAAGAAGTGGCAGAATACTGTTACTGAAGATATTTAACGTATGAGAACGAACACTGGTGCGGCTATAGTTCGCCTGTTTCAAAGGACAATGCCGAACTAAAGAGCATGTACTGAACTTTAACTTCTAAACAAGAACAACACTTAGAACAAACAAATCTGTTATGTTGTACACTCGCATTGTTCGGGTGGGGATAAAACGCAGGCCAAAGCTACGGTGTAGGCCAACACTAGAAAGAATTCTTTTGAATAATGTACAGTCTTTTGCAAATAGAGGCGATCAGGGCTCATCAACAGGGTTTTGATGGTCCTCAAATAGacatattctttttttttaaagtaaatcatTGACGAATCCATGACCTACGTACGGCGGCGTTATGTCCTTACCCAATGCTTTCTGAATGTTTCGCACCATGTAATGCTGATGGATGGAATCCGGACTCCAAGTTCCACTGCCAAAGACTCCGGAATCCAATACCCGtattccggaatccacagcatggaatccagaatccaagactgtcttcgATGACCTTACATGAGGCGAAATGTTTGTACATTTTTGGTACCCATAAAATCTGGTACgtgtttcatatgtttgtggaGATGCAGATGAGCCAGATGTTTTTTAAACGCCTTTGAAATtccttttatttacaattctgAACTAATCTAGCGGGTCACATTTGTAGAGCAACTAAAGCTACACAAACCGCACTTGCTAAGACAGCTACACCCCTTGAAACAGACGTTAAGAGAAATCTCGCGCCACTTTGGAACATCTCGGATGTCGAAGTGAGAAAAATGATTACAGGaacatttacattttttgtttaaaaaagcgcTAAATTCGGCGTTATGTTGAACATGCTTTTTCAAATGATAATCAGATGCCAGAACTGGACTCTGATCCAAACCGTTTAGCCGCAGACAAAACTTTAACTTATTTAACAAGATGTTGTATATCAGTTCATCGTTTCGCAGTGAAGAGTTAGTGACTCTCTTGGTTGTACATGGTAATTTAAAACGTGCTACagcaacaaaaatataataataataataataataaaaggaaataaaatttttaactagatagatattaaaatatatattaaaaaatacaaaaataaagatAGGTTAT
This window encodes:
- the LOC140933454 gene encoding uncharacterized protein codes for the protein MRHSCLWSTVAVTAILLLNILCPEPVSSAASSQGIVSTPKYKVNEVGRSEVHGHACGREITTWWNEVCSPNSRKRRSMFLDEKEALSFLQQQIQRHRRSTGQTDIVEECCHEGCALEEVAEYCY